The Listeria monocytogenes genome window below encodes:
- the pdxS gene encoding pyridoxal 5'-phosphate synthase lyase subunit PdxS, translating to MEKKVGTDRVKRGMAQMQKGGVIMDVVNAEQAKIAEEAGAVAVMALERVPSDIRAAGGVARMADPRIVEEVMNAVSIPVMAKARIGHITEARVLEAMGVDYIDESEVLTPADDEFHLLKSDFTVPFVCGCRDIGEALRRIGEGAAMLRTKGEPGTGNIVEAVRHMRQVNGQIRQIVGMTDDELMVAAKNFGAPYELIKEIKALGKLPVVNFAAGGVATPADAALMMELGADGVFVGSGIFKSDNPAKFASAIVQATTYYTDYELIGKLSKELGSPMKGIEMSRLNPEDRMQDRSI from the coding sequence ATGGAGAAAAAAGTTGGTACAGATCGTGTAAAACGTGGTATGGCGCAAATGCAAAAAGGTGGCGTCATTATGGATGTAGTCAATGCGGAACAAGCAAAAATCGCAGAAGAAGCTGGTGCCGTTGCCGTGATGGCGCTTGAACGGGTTCCTTCCGATATTCGTGCAGCTGGTGGTGTGGCTCGTATGGCCGATCCTCGTATTGTCGAAGAAGTGATGAACGCTGTTTCTATCCCTGTAATGGCAAAAGCACGTATTGGTCATATTACAGAAGCGCGCGTTCTCGAAGCAATGGGCGTTGATTATATTGACGAAAGTGAAGTATTAACACCAGCCGATGATGAATTCCATTTATTAAAATCAGATTTCACTGTTCCTTTCGTATGTGGTTGTCGTGATATCGGCGAAGCACTCCGCCGTATTGGTGAAGGTGCAGCCATGCTCCGTACAAAAGGAGAACCCGGAACAGGCAATATCGTCGAAGCAGTCCGTCATATGCGCCAAGTAAACGGTCAAATCCGCCAAATCGTAGGGATGACAGATGACGAGTTAATGGTTGCTGCTAAAAATTTCGGTGCTCCATATGAATTAATCAAAGAAATTAAAGCGTTAGGCAAACTTCCGGTCGTTAATTTTGCTGCTGGTGGTGTTGCAACTCCCGCTGATGCTGCACTAATGATGGAACTTGGAGCAGACGGTGTTTTCGTTGGGTCTGGTATTTTCAAATCAGATAACCCCGCAAAATTTGCCAGTGCGATTGTTCAAGCTACTACTTACTATACTGACTATGAGTTAATCGGAAAACTTTCCAAAGAGCTAGGTTCCCCAATGAAAGGAATCGAAATGTCTCGCCTTAACCCAGAAGACAGAATGCAAGATCGGAGCATTTAA
- a CDS encoding PLP-dependent aminotransferase family protein — MWKLTGNSDLPIYLQIVDLIETKIINGELLPEEKLPPERQLAEMFGVNRSTVVRALDELTARAVIIRKQGSGTTVNAEKWGLFAGQSTNWRHYLTQGGFTPAVPYIRQVGVMERADSGKVIDVASGELPLEMTPKIETPSFSWQSFIAEEQQEDEAGYKPLRETIQKQMKEAYGLQTRREQIFITSGAQQALFLITQCLLKPGDAVAIESPSYFYSLSLFQSAGLRIFALPMDEDGVIISELRDLYHKHRVKMVFVNPTFQNPTGLVMSLKRRKELVKICAHLQIPIVEDDPFSELAALDSRIPVPLKQLDTDNVLYIGSLSKIMGSTTRIGWLIGPTAVIERLALARQEMDFGLSIFPQVLANSVLNTTGYKVHLKQLYHVLERRRDDLIEAFEAILPSDVMFIKPKGGFHLWMKLPVEFRSIRDFDIFLANDLLIMPGFLFGVKEAVIRVTYARLEKTEAKRVAEIIKQILIEKKCEEA; from the coding sequence ATGTGGAAACTAACTGGAAATTCGGATTTACCGATTTATTTACAAATTGTAGACTTAATAGAAACGAAAATTATCAACGGAGAACTTTTGCCAGAAGAGAAGTTGCCTCCTGAAAGACAGTTGGCAGAAATGTTTGGGGTGAATCGCTCGACGGTTGTGCGGGCGCTAGATGAACTTACAGCACGTGCAGTTATCATTCGCAAACAAGGTAGTGGAACGACAGTCAATGCGGAAAAATGGGGACTTTTTGCAGGGCAATCAACTAATTGGCGTCATTATTTAACACAAGGTGGGTTCACACCAGCAGTCCCTTATATTCGGCAAGTGGGGGTAATGGAGCGAGCCGATTCAGGTAAAGTGATTGATGTAGCGAGCGGGGAATTGCCGCTTGAAATGACTCCGAAAATCGAAACACCAAGTTTCTCATGGCAGTCTTTTATTGCAGAGGAGCAACAGGAGGATGAAGCAGGCTACAAACCACTGCGTGAAACAATTCAAAAGCAGATGAAAGAAGCATACGGCTTACAAACACGACGCGAACAAATTTTCATTACATCAGGTGCGCAACAAGCGCTCTTTTTAATTACACAATGCTTGTTAAAGCCGGGTGATGCTGTGGCAATTGAGTCTCCGTCATACTTTTATTCGCTATCGTTGTTTCAATCAGCGGGCTTACGGATTTTTGCGCTACCAATGGATGAGGATGGCGTGATTATTTCTGAATTACGCGATTTATATCATAAACACCGTGTGAAAATGGTTTTTGTTAATCCAACTTTTCAAAATCCAACTGGACTTGTAATGAGTCTGAAACGGCGCAAAGAACTCGTGAAAATTTGCGCTCATTTGCAAATACCGATTGTAGAAGATGATCCATTTTCAGAACTAGCCGCACTAGACAGCCGAATTCCGGTACCACTAAAACAACTGGACACGGATAATGTATTATATATTGGCTCGCTCTCGAAAATTATGGGATCCACTACACGAATTGGTTGGCTCATTGGCCCGACAGCGGTGATTGAACGGCTTGCGCTCGCTAGGCAAGAGATGGATTTTGGCTTAAGTATATTTCCGCAAGTATTAGCCAATAGTGTTTTAAATACGACCGGTTATAAGGTACATTTAAAGCAATTATACCACGTATTAGAACGGCGACGAGATGATTTAATCGAGGCTTTCGAAGCTATCTTACCGAGTGATGTAATGTTTATTAAGCCAAAAGGTGGTTTTCATTTATGGATGAAATTACCAGTAGAATTTCGCTCGATTCGTGATTTTGATATATTTTTAGCGAATGATTTACTTATTATGCCAGGGTTTTTATTTGGGGTAAAAGAAGCAGTTATTCGTGTAACTTATGCGCGACTTGAGAAGACGGAAGCAAAGCGTGTAGCTGAAATAATAAAGCAAATATTAATAGAAAAAAAGTGCGAGGAAGCTTGA
- the pdxT gene encoding pyridoxal 5'-phosphate synthase glutaminase subunit PdxT, with amino-acid sequence MKKIGVLAIQGAVDEHIKMIESAGALAFKVKHSNDLAGLDGLVLPGGESTTMRKIMKRYDLMEPVKAFAKEGKAIFGTCAGLVLLSKEIEGGEESLGLLDATAIRNGFGRQKESFEAELSVDVFDAPTFEAIFIRAPYLIEPSDEVTVLATIDGKIVAAKQANILVTAFHPELTNDNRWMRYFLEKIL; translated from the coding sequence ATGAAAAAAATTGGTGTCCTTGCCATTCAAGGTGCAGTGGATGAACATATCAAAATGATTGAATCAGCCGGTGCTCTTGCTTTTAAAGTAAAGCATTCAAATGATTTAGCTGGGCTTGACGGACTTGTTTTACCTGGCGGTGAAAGCACAACGATGCGCAAGATAATGAAACGTTATGATTTAATGGAACCAGTCAAAGCATTTGCCAAGGAAGGTAAAGCTATCTTCGGTACTTGTGCTGGACTTGTGCTATTGTCAAAAGAAATTGAAGGTGGCGAAGAAAGCCTTGGATTACTTGACGCTACAGCAATTCGTAATGGTTTTGGCCGTCAGAAAGAAAGTTTTGAAGCCGAGTTAAGTGTAGATGTTTTTGATGCTCCTACTTTTGAAGCAATTTTCATCCGCGCACCATACTTAATAGAACCAAGTGATGAAGTAACTGTATTAGCAACAATTGACGGAAAAATCGTCGCTGCTAAACAAGCGAATATTCTCGTAACTGCTTTTCATCCTGAGCTTACAAACGACAATCGTTGGATGCGGTATTTCTTAGAAAAAATCCTATAA